In Molothrus ater isolate BHLD 08-10-18 breed brown headed cowbird chromosome 11, BPBGC_Mater_1.1, whole genome shotgun sequence, a genomic segment contains:
- the FAM3D gene encoding protein FAM3D produces the protein MRVTSVIRAMVLLLTLLGTWLLMQTYFQHSWKAISLRSWLGASKKPSSEKLPRHKCGNQKSCPQNHFAFKIISGAANVVGPSICFEDLVLMSSVKNNIGRGLNIALVNGTTGKLLKTDAFDMYSGDVTKLQTFLQGIKHGTLVLLASYDDAATKMNAKVRAYFTELGSSHVGTLGFRDNWVFLGAKGLMNKSPFEKHIKNDKETNKYEGWPELLEMEGCAPRKMD, from the exons ATGCGGGTAACAA GTGTGATCCGGGCCAtggtgctgctcctcaccctgctgggcACCTGGCTCCTCATGCAGACCTacttccagcacagctggaaagcCATCAGCCTGCGCAGCTGGCTTG GTGCCTCGAAGAAGCCCAGCA GTGAGAAGCTGCCCCGGCACAAGTGTGGGAACCAGAAGAGCTGCCCCCAGAATCATTTTGCCTTCAAGATCATCAGTGGTGCTGCAAATGTGGTGGGACCCTCGATCTGCTTTGAAGATTTGGT CCTCATGAGCAGCGTGAAAAACAACATTGGCAGAGGCCTGAACATTGCACTGGTGAATG GAACAACTGGGAAGCTCCTGAAAACCGATGCCTTTGACATGTACTCTGGAG atGTTACCAAGCTGCAGACCTTCCTCCAAGGGATCAAGCATGGCACCCTTGTGCTCTTAGCAAGCTACGACGATGCTGCCACAAA gATGAATGCCAAAGTGCGGGCATATTTCacggagctgggcagcagccacgTGGGCACGCTGGGATTCCGGGACAACTGGGTCTTCCTGGGAGCAAAAGGGCTGATGAACAAGAGCCCCTTTGAAAAG cacattAAAAATGATAAAGAGACAAATAAATACGAGGGCTGGCCTGAGCTGTTGGAGATGGAGGGCTGTGCCCCCAGGAAGATGGACTAG